The genomic DNA CAAAGCTGCCAGGAGAGTAGGAGCGCCTCGGCCAGGTGAGATGTGTATCCTCCTCAATGCTGTGGTCCCTAATGTGGATGACTCGAGTGTCCCCCTCAGCCATAATCCCCCCAACATACACACTGGTGTAAGGCTGGCACTCCACTGAATGTCTCTCCAGCTTCCCCCCAGCGGAACGGATCACACTGTCTTTCAGGAAATGTGGGCTGACCTCGGCTTCGTCATATGAACCATTGTAGTTGTAGTTCCCCTCAGTGGACCTTCCTCTCTGAACAGCCTTGTTTATGTCCCCTGTGGCGGCTGATAGATTCCCCGGCAAGGAGTGTAAGGACCTCTTACGCTCCATCTGCATGGCCTGAGAGCCAAGGGTGCTGATCTTGTCTGAGACCTCCCTGTCATTGACTCTGACCAGCCCTCGCTCGAAATGGTACTCCATGTTCACATAGAAGGGTTTCTCCTGACCGCCTGTCACTGATAACCCTTTGCCATCACCAGCTGTGTGAGAGTTGGCTCTCCTGATGCGCTCGAAGTTGGACCTCAGTGCTGCCACTGAGCCTGTGCCCACTGGGAAATCAGGAATCTCTGAATCCTGACGGACTGGTGACACCCCACCCAACTGTTTGGCCGGGGATGCACCATCCACCTCTGTCTCCGAATGTGGTTTACACCTTTCTGGCTTGTTGGGCaccctctgctgctcctccactgATGCTTCATCTGTGTGGGACGTCTGGCTGTCCGGTCCACCGGGCAGGTCCCCATCACTCATCTGGGGCATCCTTTTAAATCCCCATCGCTGCCCGTCATAAGACTTCCTCTCCTTTGCAAGCAGAGTCTGCAGGTAGATCATCCGAAAGCGCTCcttgtttacttccttctccAAGTGTCTGATAGAAGACTTGCATTTGTCCAGTTCTTGTGCAATGTCCCCCATAGAGTTCAGCTCCATGCAAGGAGGATCAGACTCAGGGAACTGGGCTCTCCACGCCTCTACAAACCCCACGGGTTCAACCATTGTTATCACTGACATACACTATTCAATCAACTAACAACACAATACATTTCTAAAGCATGAACTGAACTTAACTGTCTATAACTTAAAGCTCCCATAGTATAGAAAGTAAAGGAAAAGTGGTCTGCAGATTAAGGAAGGATCCACTTTATAAGAAAGAAAACCTGTTTAGTTCAGTCTTTACTCACAAACACAGGCATAAAATCCTGCAGAGGCAAGCTCCAGTTTCTCTTTTTACTCCTTTTGGCAAAGTCCGAGAAAAATATGAGGTTATCCTGGCTGTTGCACTTGATCCCTGCTTTCGCTCGCCTATTCTCTGGAGATCCTCTGGCTTCCTCTGTGTTTGGTGTCAGACTGACTCGCAGCTCTTTTGGCTCGTCGTCAACagcagtgaagaggaggaggaggggctacATGGATGTGATTTAGGATCACATTTAAAATCCTTCAACAAATAATGAGGATTCGTCAAAAATAACGTTTCGAATCAGTGCAGATTTCCAGATAGAGTATGTGACAATATAAGAGAAAAATCAAATACGCATTTATGTTCCCGAGGTAATGATACATGGAGATATAGAAGTAACCATATGGTTTGATAAAGAagataaacacacttttaagGCAGAAAACGTCCAACGGCGTGGTGAACACGGAGGGTTTCTTGGAGGAAGGGGTTGTCTTGAGGCTGTTGTGGTTCAGGTGGATGAAGAAAAGCGAGATCCCGACTTTCAAAACAATCCTGTTGGTAGTTAAGTtcaacactgatttttttttatatccctATGAGTAAACAGCTAATCTTTTCTCTGTCCCACCTTACAGCTTTACAAGTATCTGTCTGACGCAGCACACTTGCCTTTCAGTATTGCTCTGTAAACTCTGCTTAATCCTACCGAAGTCCATTGTGTTGTGTCGCAACTTGCAGCTGTGCAGTATGAGAAGATCGCCATCTGACGGTTCAATAGTTGACACTGACACAGCGGTGCGTTCATGTGGTTCATGTACAGCGGGCTGCATCTGCTGGACAAAATGTAACGGTGACTTTACATGGCTTTGTACACAGCTAAATGCATTGTTTCAAAATTACGGTACTGGTTTTATATAGGTTAGATATATATGTTattgtaaggcaaggcaaggcaaggcagttttatttatatagcgcatttcatacacaatgacaactcaatgtgctttacataaaacagaaaaacatgtaatttgagaaacttaaaacatacaattcaccccccccccccataataaaaacaaagtacagaaaaatagcaagacataaatgaaatgattgcagcataaaataataaagtagctttaaaatcattaaaaggacatagagtgcaaatgaaagattaaaatgtaaagtgctttattgtattatataataataggacagttgtttcattgttaaagGGTTAATCTGTGGAACAACTGTAGGCCTACTGgagaaatgaaaacactgaGTAAGTTTAAACAGatctttaaaaataacactttgGGCAGATATAGAAAGGATAAACAAAGACTGCAATAATATGATTTGGACCAGATATTTTgagttgtgttgtttgttttttcttgttcgtttttgttattgtttctttattctctgatgttttgaatgttttctgcGTTGATTTAATTATTAGAGCTTTAAAAAAtcgaaaaaataaaaaagtgggTTGGACTCATAGTCTGTATGGTTGGACTAGAAAAGTTCCTTTCTTTATCCTGCACCCTTTCTAACATAGAATGgctattttgttgtttatctatttaaaaaaaatagctgttatttccattttgttaTATGTGACTGCCtataaattttattttattattttatcatgtttGAATAAATAGACTGAACTAAAATTGCATTTACGGATAGCTTATAAATGTCACTTCATTTGGGTTGATTACAGTTAGGCTACATGTTTGGCCTTTTGCCACAATGAActtaacatatatatttttagtttttcgtagtttgttttgtattatagGCCTATTGAATATTAGTCTATATTGAATCTTATATTGAATCTGCGCTAAGTAAAAGAAGCTCAATGGCATCTATTTTAGTCCGcgtttatttaatgtatttaaacattGGAGCACGCTGCTTCATCAATGTTGGTCAGTGTAATACGAAAATGCAACTGGCGCAGATTTAGCGCAACAAACCTCTCTTGAACACTCTTGTCAACGCTACTTCCGGTTAGCAACCAACCCGCGACGCCGTCACGGTTTCTATGGTTTCCATGGGGCAGTTGTTGACAGTAACCAGCTAGCTGCAGAGATAACAAGGCGAACTAACTAATATATTGGAAACGTTTCTTTATCGTTTGTAAATAGCTGTTTTACACAGTGAGCAAAAAGACCGGTGGCAGAGTCTTTAGACGGCGCCTTTACGTGCTAGCTAAGTTAGCTATTTACACGACCACAGGGAGCTAATAGTTAAAAAGTTAGCTGGCTAAGCTAGCAAAGAAGAGGAGCAGTTACAATAAGCAAGCTTCAGATTGTACAAGATGAGTGAGCAGCTGAAGTTCATCGTTGAGCAACTTAACAAAGACCCATTCAGGAAAAACTTCAACCTCATTACGTTTGACTCTCTGGAGCCGATGCAGCTGCTGCAGACTTTAAATGATGTTCTGGCTGAAATAGACCCAAAGGTGGGCGACTAGCTTCAACTACTGTAGCTACAGACTTAGTACGGTTttgtaatgtgttgtatttattcTGTGGTGTTATTGTCTGTGTATGATATCATGAATGCATTGCTGTGTTAAGTGTCTATGCTGCAGCACTTTACATCCCACTGCTCTTCTTGTTTTCAGCAAGCTTTAGATATCCGTGAGGAGATGCCAGAACAGACCGTGAAGAGGATGTGTGCTCTGCTGGGGATGCTGAAATACAAACCTCCTGGCAGCCAATCTGATGTGTAAGTTTCTGTGGTCAATGAGATTCATATAATGAGGCACTGTATTTCCATTCTGTGtggtatttttttaatcattatgtGATGTCTCCTCTCACCTCATTCAGGAGCAGCTTCAGACAGGGCCTGGTGATTGGCAGCAAGCCAGTGATTCACCCTATCCTCCATTGGCTGCTACAGAGGGTTCCTGAGTTGAAGAAGAGGGCTTACTTGGCTCGCTTTCTAGTTAAACTTGAGGTGCCTGCAGAGTTCCTGcaggatgatgtcatcaatgACACCTATCACCAGGTTTGTCAATACTGTCTGTATATCACATATACCATCACCATATTATTTACTCATTATTGAAAGTGCTAATAAACTAAAAGGCAAAAGGGAGATTACATTAATGTTGTGCATCCACAGTATGAAGAGCTGGTGGAAGGATTTAAGACGTATCACAAGGAGTGTGAGCAGCTGAGGACTTCAGGCTTCTCCACAGCAGAAATCAGGAGGGTAAACACAACAGTCAATAACCTTTTACAATCACTGTTTAGTAAGAGTTATCTAGACTAAGCTTTCTCAGTATAACACTGTCAGCATTGACATAAGAGGTGAAATGATTACTCAAATAAGCTATTAGTTAATTgtcagaaaaataattaattgttgGATAATTGATTCATtctttaagtcattttaaagcaaacataccaaaaatgctttatttgctgttttctaTGATAATATAGTGCACATTGTGATGTTAGTGTATTTCAGATAGattcatcaataatgaaaatgcatTATTGCAGCCTTAATTGACTGTAGTTATAGCTTAATTTTTCCATGatttgtaaataataaaataatccacCATTTCTTATTTTAGTTGGTTCAGTACTCTTAAATAATCGTTCTTTTCTTTGATAACAGGACATAAGTGcaatggaggaggagaaagaccAGCTAATCAAACGTGTGGAGAGGTTGAGGAAGAGGGTAAGTCAGGCTGCCCCAAGAGGTCCCTTTCGCTCTTGTAATGCTTGGAAGGCTTTGGGATCCACAGAGGAATGAAAATATGACCTCAGACATGTATTATAAGCTTCTCTAACAGGCCTGACAGGGATCTGACAGGCTGTAGGGTTGTCTTAATAAGCCTGTCAAGTAATGAGGTGTCAGTTTAATGGGTTTTACATATAGGCCCTGCCAAAAGGTGAAACCTAACCCTGTCAGAGATGTGTGCGGTTATTTCTGCTGAGCATGTGACAGCCTGCCATCAGACATCATCGTCATTCTTGTCGTGAACTTTTCCATCCACTAGGTGGAGACAGTGTCCAACCATCCACGGATGCTGGAACAGGCCAGGCAGCTGCgagtagagaaggagagggaggaggcaCTGGCTCACCAGAAGCAAGAGCAGAAGAATCAAGTAAAGTATTGTTTACGTGTTGGCAGCTTCTTCACTTACAGAGACATCATAAACCAGTGAAACAACATGCTGTCTGCTGGGCTTTGGAGGactgaaaagacaaaagtaTCACATTGTACCTCAGCTGTTTTTTCTTGAATTTATAGTCTTACCATCATGCTCAAAGCCTTTAAAACATCTTTCAACTTTGTTTGATATAATCATAAACAACAGAGAAGTGTGTTATCACTATTGAAATATTTTTGCAACAGCCTGAAATATTACAGCTTTTGTGTTATGTAAGATTTCATCTACAAATGTTCCAGACATTAAAATGTTGGTGGTGAGTAATCAAGTTTGGGTAAACAGCTTTGAAATACTTCTACTGAGACATGTTGAATTGAGCTGAAATAATATTTCAACAATTACTCATTTTTAAAGCccaaatattacaaaaatactATTTCCAGCTTCTAACTTGTGAGAATTTGCTGGTTTTCTTGCCTTTGGgacaaaaaaagcaatttgaAGATGCCACTATGAGCTCTGGGATGACATCTTGGAcatgtttcactattttatgatgttttatagcccaaatgaatgtattaattGAAACAACAATGAAAAGATCAATTGATAATGTATGAAAAGgtaaatatgaatacattttcccaGCTTACCTGTATTAATAACCATTTGCACTTGTTCAGCTGTTCCAGGCAGAGCAGAGACTACAGAGATCGCAGCAGCAGTTGAAGGATATGCGACAGGCAGCAGCAGATGCTAATCCAGAAAGTGAGTACCCACATCCTGTCCTGCCGTTGCCTTCCTAGGACACAGCTGGATGGAAGTTCAAGGACACAGCAGAGCGTTAGAGGGTCTCTCTGTTAATAGGCATTCATCTGTTGAGACTCTCTAATTATGCTGATCTTTGAAGTGCTATCATGGAGCTTATCTGATGTTTAAATTGTCTCCTTTTGTTCTCATCTACAGCCAGAGAGATTTACACATTTGCAGTTTCTAAAACGATCAATGCAATGCAGACTGAGGTGGATCCGTGCAATTACACTCACTTATCACAAATACTTTGAGAAAAAGGGCTTTGAGTACTAATCCAACAATAATGACAATACTAAGTACTCTGTTCAGAAGAAGTAATTACCTTTCAACAATGGAATTAATTGAAGACTATTTTAATATCAGTATTTCTTACCACAATATaattgctttgtgttttttttatattttcagtagCTTTGCATATATTAGTAATATTCAGCTTGACTCAAGTAATCAGAACCTGATGGGCTTTCAACCACGTTAGGCTTAATTAAAAGCGCTCTGTCTTTTTCAGGCTTAATGAAGAGACTGGAAGAGGAGATCAAGATCAACTCCTACATGGTCTCTGAGAAACTTCCCAAAGAGCTGGAGGGCATGAGGCAAACGGTGCAGTACCTACAGAAGGTGGCATCAGAGCCTGCCATGGGCCAGGCTGATCTCCAGGAACTGGAGGACAAGGTCAGAACCAGGATGCAGTTGTGAGGTCTGCACGTATTTAACTAACACTGCAAAAATTCTGATGTGTCAGTTTCTGAGAGTTTCTGTAATTTCCGCTTTTACAGATCAAAGAAGTCGATTCTCAGATAAACCAGCTGATtgagaagaagatgatgagaaACGATCCCATGGATGACAAGCTGACTCTTTACAGGCAACAGGTGTCAATTCCATTGACTTTCTTTGATGCCTTTCATCTATTTAGTCTCTTTTGTCTCATGTGCACCGGGCTGTATGGATGCTGACTGATGTGATGATAAGGATGAGGCGTCTTGCAAAGATTTCCCTGTAGGATAATTTATTTTAGAGAAGCTCAGTGCCTTGATGTATTGGATTagttattcatttgttttgttgctttaaCAAAAGATAACAGAGGCTTATCTTTGTGAAATTgaattttttaatgtttaggAAGTATACCCTATGGACAGTTTTAGTATATACATAAATCATAACATGGTAATATGCTTTTAGAATTATATCTCAGTTTTTCTTTACACCAAAGACAGTTTTCTGGTTTTTGGCTATGCTACCAGGCTGGTATGCCTCCTAGAGATAATGTCTGTTGATCAGTTCACCTCGTTGGTCTagagactgaaatatctcaacaactatctGACTAATTGCAATTAACTTACATTAATAAGATTCATGGTCCCCTGAGGgtgaatcctactgactttggtgaacCCCTGACTCTCCACTAGTGCCGCCACAGAGGATACATTCTAATTGAACTCTGATGGTCTCTGACTTTTTCTCTTgcgccaccatcaggtcaaaTTCACCACGTATGCTGTGACATCTCAATGTCTACTTGACGAATTTGCATAAAAGTTGGCacacattcatggttcccagatgatGTATTCTAGTGACATTGGTGATCCTCTTTACTCTAacaccaccatgaggttgacttTCGACTATTGAAAATGGAACTATTTATGGAAATATCCCAATGACTATCGGACGGATGGGCGTGACATTTGGTGCACACATTCATAGCCCTCagaggatgaattgtaataactttgacCTCCCGACTTCATCTTATGCTATCATTAGTACAATACTCTGGTATATGACCACATTACCTGCAAAACAAATGACTTATGATCGACCTTAGCTGTACTTGAGTGTTTAGTGCTAATGAGTGAATGTTTGCCTGCCTGCTAACACACGAAACCAACACAGGGAACATTACACCTGCATCAATgcagcattattattatgagcctgttagcatgctgatgtgaATATTTAACAAGTACGGCCTCACAGAGCAGCTAGTGAGGCTGTATTCTTATTACAGTATCTTTCACTGGATCCTGTTACCTGTAGGTTTATGCAAAGCTGATATTTCTTGccatattattatcattattgctTTCTTGCATTCACTCTCCCATTGGATTAAATGTCACTCAGCAGCAACTCTTatatcatattcatatttcCAATGTAATGTGATTCTTGTAGGCTTCCATCATCATTCataagaaggagggaaaggcaCAGCAGCTtcaggaagcaagggaggggcTGTCTGTAGCAGAGCGGGAGCTGAAGCACAGGATCGACCAGAGAAGAGCAGATGGAGACGGGGTCAACCTTGAAGATGCGGTACACTATTGGGATGGGCTTCTAACAATCATTAAATatcatgtactgtactgtacattggCTGGTCTTGGATTTTATCACCAGCAGTCAAGATAAGAAACATGTGTCTGTGTAATTCTCCTCTTTGTGTCTGAGGAGGACTGCTAACATCACCTACTGAAACTTAATCTGCACACTAGTAGATTTTCAAAACCgcagaaaaatacaaaaggcTGTTTCTGTTCTTATCCAAACACAGGCGGGCTCACTGTCTAATGTTACTTTTATCCCTTTTCCCTGCTCTCCCCCACATTCCCATGCAGAGCCATAAATAGAAGCCAGCAGAGAATATCCAGAACAAGGAACTGTACTGAACAAAGTGCCTGAAACTTGGCCTTTTCCCTAATCTTTAGTGTAATCAATCCCCTAATTCAAGTCAGCTGAACATACTAAACAGACTCAGGGCATAAAatcttttgtctttatttttatcccGTGACGAGGACGTGCTGCCCCCCTCCCTTTCATACACATGGAACAGTCCACTCTGAGTTATCATGTAGATGAATAGGACTGAACTATTGACAGGGAGGCTGAAACTCAACAATATTGCTGCTGTTAATTCAGAGAGCCTTGAGCAATCACCTCCTTTTTTTGCCTGTGCATACATCAAGCTCACAGATAGAGCTGACTATAAACAGTTCAGTATCAGCAGAGGGACGCTGGCAGATGGGTGTTGCACCGTGACCATAAAGATCTGTGTTGGACGGGAATTTTTATAGCCTGGTGTTTGACGCACTTTGAGGTTAGAGCTGGGCTTGTTCTCAAGGCAAAAGAATCACGGCATGTCTGACGTTGCAACAGCTTTCTCCCCACTCTCTCCTGTGCAGTGCAGGGCTGCTGTCAGTCCCTGTGGATGGTGCACGTGTGATGTTCTGACTCTGACTCCTCTGACCTGCCTGTGTGGGAGATAAGCAAATATGCAAATCTTTATCACAAATGTTTAAGATGCTAAATGCAGCATTTAAGCACCAAAACACTATTGCCTCATAGCTTTGAGACATTAATACAATcctatttaaaatattataactaagtaatgtaactatgtCAAtaacttaatcaaagtaatgtaacttattacatttgatgacttttctaattttctaattgttttcagcaccaaaatctaaattcaggtgtttttcatggataccgACATGATTtttaagggagatcatttcttataaagcaacatttatctctcatttgaaaatgtattcattagttcattttggaatataaaataaagatatttgatgaaaaaagtcgaaagtctggcatgggcttaattggtaatgtgacaccatttaaacccatgtcatgatttatttataaaatatagaacatttcaaagaattaaaaacaacaatttctgtattcagtaacatgttaaatattaaaaaattaggaaaaaaccctcctgagcaaaatctttaGCTGTAACCTCCtgtgtaatcatcaacattttcatttgtttatcactaactgtaacagattacacttacatttattttgtaattaaatgaatgccgttacatgtaactagttactcctaAACACTGGTTACTACATGGCAGACAACTGAAAGAGGGAAATATGTATTTGCCACAGAAACAAAGTAATACTTTCACTGTTTCTGGCAAATGACAGACGAAGTGAAATATTAGTGGAAAAATGACCTTCAGCGTGTTTATTCTCCCCAGGAAGCAAAGAGAAAACAATCTTCAGAGCAATGCAGCGGAGGAGAAGTCAAAATCTTCTCTGTGACAGGAATATATATTATGGGACGCTTCAAAAAAAGTTGGTTGGTTGTAATTTTAAGAACACATGTAAATATATCCTACAATAATTCCACCACTGTGTTACAGTAAATGAAGATCAACATGCCTTTAAGTCTGAAAGGATGAGAGCTGTTTGTAGGAACAAAGAGGGCCCTTGAGTCTATACATGAATGAAGTTAATGGAAAATGTTTTGTCGAACGCAGCTTATCAGACTCCTCCGTAGTTTCGGGCCATCAGCCACGGTGGAGATGATCACTTTATCAGAGGTATTTTCCATTCTGCTGGTTATGTGTCATCACATGCCACCCACCAACTGCAGGGTCTCTCTGAGAGGGATGACTGCATCTGCTCGTCATTGGCTGGCCGGTAACATGAGACCACTTTCGCCACCCAGTGCCATCACACTGGTTAAATTTAGTCTTACTTTAGTCAAGACCCCATCGttgatttttttcagattttataACACACATTCTGCTACTGTACATCTTGCGTGTAGTTATTTTGAGTATCTCCTGcgctgtttctgtttctattgATTTGCATGCAGATGTGTGTtggtgggaatgtgtgtgttaagCGTGTTATGACTGAGCTGCCGGCCACTTTAACAGCAGTTGTTTTAGGGACACATGGTGcactcttattattattattattctgctgTGCTAATTCCTCTCCCAGCCACGTCTGTCCTTGATGCCTCAGAATTCACAAAGAAtaagtgtacacacacacactcatatccatccacccactcatcacacacgcacacacacacacacacatcaagcCTCACGGATCCCCAAAGGATGTGAAGCACACTGATTTCTGGGGCTGTTCTCCCGTGTCCATGTTCATTTATAGCTGCTCTTCATTGTGGAGGAGTTTCATTGTGTCCCAATAGACAGACAGTCAATCACAGTGGTTAGAGACTGAACATCCACTTAAAGCAGTTATTCTGCCACATGAAGCAATTCGCTGTACATAGCTGGTTGCAAACGGTCACTCGATGTGGATGATCGAGTGACCGCTTCAGATCATGGCGTGGCCCTCCCTCAGGCCTTTTTGCTGTTCGCTAATCCCTTCTCTCCCCTGGCTCAAGCCATTGTCTCCTCTGTGGCCTTTCCTAGTATCTCAGCTGTGCTCGACACCATGTCATCAATTAAAAAAGTTCTTGCTTGTGGCAGGCACGCAAACCTAGGTTTTACTGAACTACGATGAAAGAATAGGTTCACTTTTTCTAATAGTCGCAGCCCATATGTGTTATTGTTCCTTCTATTCAGACTGGCTCCATCCTACTTCAGCAGTCTCTGTTGGTCAAATCAAGCAGGAGATCTTCCAAAGTTACactctgtttattttaaaaattccATTAATGTGTTAATATCTTTACACAGCAGTTCAACAAGGACACACTGTacatggaaacacaaagagagaaaagtctCATAGCAATGTCAGCTGAACTTTAGATTTTAAACAGAACAAAGATTGTCctcccatttatttattttttgtgatcaaacttttactttattgaaaagaataaagattacaatacagatatatacacagaaaatgtgcaaaaatttGCAGTACTACATATTTTActcaaaggaaaaaataataaataatacatcaaaataaaaaaaagataaataacaaaaataaatataataaaactacaGATAAAGTAAAATTGTTACCCAATACATACCCCACTTACCCCGACCCCTCCCCCCCATATCAAGGACGAAGTCTTATCCTCCCATTTCTTACATTAGAATTGTATTATGGAGGAATCCTTTCACAGCGACATGTGAAAGGATTGATTATAGCAGCCAATCAACAGTGATTTCAGGAGGTCCTGGAGTACATCTTTACATTACGCCAGCATCAAGATTTTCATGGTCtgttcagtttctctttaaagaTCTCTACATTTCAATGCACCCAAAAAATAaccatattttcattttaagtcATGCTGAATATTTCGTAATATTATTTTGggtgttttcccttttttatttagtGACTGTGTAGATGCAGACACAAAACATGGTGGGATAGAGGAAGAAATGAACATGCAGCAAAGCTCCCAGACTTATTTCAAACCAGGGATGTTGATGTTACAGTATGCATGTTAACCTTTAGGCACCGGGACATCTGAATGTTTagtattttaaaactttaaaagtaATGTTGAATTCTGTCTCTCGCTTCCTCGCAGTTGAAACGTCTGGTGGCTAAAATGCGAAGCAAGGGAACCGTGTTCAAGAAGAAACGCCAGGAAATCGCTGAGCTGAGAGCTGAGTACGGAGTTCTTCAACGGACCGAGGACATTCTCAAGAAGAGGCATGAGACTGTCCAAGAGAGACTGGTACCTCTTCCCAATATTTCAACTTGAATGTTATACAAGCTGATGAAAAACATTAGAGAAACAGCCTTGAAAGATAAATGCAAGGCAAGGAAGGAACATTCATGTGGTCCCATCTGAATGCTACTATCATCCTTTAGTTTTCCATATTCCTACCTGGACCTTAAATACCTCCCTTCCCTAACATAGTTCCCATTATCCCCTCTACCTCCCTATTCTCACGTAGCCTTCCCAATTGTGCTGTTTTCACTTGATCTCCCCATTCAAGCAGGTTGTGTCTCCAGTGAAGTGGTAGAAGCTTCCCAGAAGGGGCTTTACACCTCTGTTTAGCACCTGACTCGCTGACAGGCTGTGTGACGCAGGACAGGCTGAGCTGCTATTTCTGATATTTGACATCTGCCGCTCCTCCTCTGTCCGCATCCTTCTATGTGATTTATTAAAGCAATGAAAGTTTTCCTTCTGATCTCTCTGATGTGATGAGTGGGTAGCTTCTAACACTGCCACTGAA from Scomber japonicus isolate fScoJap1 chromosome 9, fScoJap1.pri, whole genome shotgun sequence includes the following:
- the ift81 gene encoding intraflagellar transport protein 81 homolog, which translates into the protein MSEQLKFIVEQLNKDPFRKNFNLITFDSLEPMQLLQTLNDVLAEIDPKQALDIREEMPEQTVKRMCALLGMLKYKPPGSQSDVSSFRQGLVIGSKPVIHPILHWLLQRVPELKKRAYLARFLVKLEVPAEFLQDDVINDTYHQYEELVEGFKTYHKECEQLRTSGFSTAEIRRDISAMEEEKDQLIKRVERLRKRVETVSNHPRMLEQARQLRVEKEREEALAHQKQEQKNQLFQAEQRLQRSQQQLKDMRQAAADANPESLMKRLEEEIKINSYMVSEKLPKELEGMRQTVQYLQKVASEPAMGQADLQELEDKIKEVDSQINQLIEKKMMRNDPMDDKLTLYRQQASIIIHKKEGKAQQLQEAREGLSVAERELKHRIDQRRADGDGVNLEDALKRLVAKMRSKGTVFKKKRQEIAELRAEYGVLQRTEDILKKRHETVQERLQIVEAEKGISGYSNTQEELERVSAIKSELDEKKGRTLDDMSEMVKKLNSMIAEKKTALTPIIKELRSLRQRCQELSPEYDEKKRQYESCAAGLESNRSKLEQEVKVLREETAQEENQYHHINCMSEIIEMQIQRAAEEMKAYVSSDPQERKKAIREVYMKNISEQELLGKKLREKQKTVRESHSANMEQMKMWRDLEQLMECKKQCFVRAQSQASIGQVIQEGGEDRLVL